In a genomic window of Wyeomyia smithii strain HCP4-BCI-WySm-NY-G18 chromosome 1, ASM2978416v1, whole genome shotgun sequence:
- the LOC129721178 gene encoding uncharacterized protein LOC129721178 isoform X2: MAWLNHRHAEAFANERVEYASANLINATSCQNAFKTDDPAGWDYVINCAAETKPGQTDPVYQEGIVKLTLNCANEAVKYRVKRFVELSTGSMCSSEKIPQKEDCSIEPWSMVGKYKALTEQELANVDGLKYTIFRLPICYGTGDRKGLTPRILIAGIYKYLNETMKLLWTGSMKMNVVHVEDVCGALWELMRNEQTAGETINICDDSEATQEIISDLLADIFGIKADYWGIVMSSMTKVDMVGAIEEINDKHLGPWAELCQKDGVFNTPLTPYMNQELLLHKHLNLDNAKMKSYGYQLKHPTIRREYLEEIIKDFIAMNHFPRSLLEA, encoded by the exons ATGGCCTGGTTGAACCATCGACACGCAGAAGCGTTTGCCAACGAAAGGGTAGAGTATGCCAGTGCGAATCTTATCAACGCCACTTCCTGTCAGAACGCCTTCAAGACGGACGACCCGGCGGGTTGGGATTATGTGATAAACTGTGCCGCCGAAACGAAGCCCGGCCAGACTGATCCGGTTTACCAGGAGGGAATTGTCAAACTAACGCTAAACTGTGCTAACGAGGCTGTGAAATATCGTGTGAAAAGATTTGTAGAATTAAGCACCGGAAGTATGTGCTCCAGCGAGAAGATACCGCAGAAGGAAGACTGCTCCATAGAACCCTGGTCCATGGTGGGAAAATACAAGGCACTGACTGAACAGGAGCTGGCGAACGTAGACGGATTGAAGTACACTATTTTTAGATTACCGATATGTTACGGCACTGGTGATAGAAAAGGACTCA CTCCACGCATTTTGATCGCAGGAATTTACAAATATCTCAACGAAACAATGAAGCTTCTCTGGACGGGATCGATGAAAATGAATGTCGTCCACGTAGAGGACGTTTGTGGTGCCTTGTGGGAGCTAATGCGGAACGAGCAAACGGCGGGAGAAACGATAAACATCTGTGATGACAGTGAAGCAACGCAGGAAATTATCAGTGACCTATTGGCGGACATCTTTGGCATCAAGGCAGATTATTGGGGCATTGTAATGTCTAGCATGACTAAGGTGGATATGGTGGGAGCAATCGAAGAGATCAACGACAAACACCTTGGACCCTGGGCAGAACTGTGCCAGAAAGACGGTGTATTCAATACCCCACTCACGCCCTATATGAACCAGGAACTGCTGCTCCACAAGCACCTCAATCTGGATAATGCGAAAATGAAGAGTTACGGATACCAGCTGAAGCATCCGACCATTCGGCGAGAGTATTTGGAAGAAATTATCAAGGATTTTATTGCAATGAATCACTTTCCGCGTTCACTGCTTGAGGCCTAA
- the LOC129721178 gene encoding uncharacterized protein LOC129721178 isoform X1 has protein sequence MTKPKVLILGGCGFIGRHLVHYLVVNDLAERIKVVDKTPPQMAWLNHRHAEAFANERVEYASANLINATSCQNAFKTDDPAGWDYVINCAAETKPGQTDPVYQEGIVKLTLNCANEAVKYRVKRFVELSTGSMCSSEKIPQKEDCSIEPWSMVGKYKALTEQELANVDGLKYTIFRLPICYGTGDRKGLTPRILIAGIYKYLNETMKLLWTGSMKMNVVHVEDVCGALWELMRNEQTAGETINICDDSEATQEIISDLLADIFGIKADYWGIVMSSMTKVDMVGAIEEINDKHLGPWAELCQKDGVFNTPLTPYMNQELLLHKHLNLDNAKMKSYGYQLKHPTIRREYLEEIIKDFIAMNHFPRSLLEA, from the exons ATGACGAAGCCAAAGGTGCTTATTCTGGGAG GTTGTGGTTTCATCGGGCGGCATTTGGTGCACTATCTGGTGGTGAATGATCTGGCCGAACGAATTAAGGTTGTGGACAAGACGCCGCCCCAGATGGCCTGGTTGAACCATCGACACGCAGAAGCGTTTGCCAACGAAAGGGTAGAGTATGCCAGTGCGAATCTTATCAACGCCACTTCCTGTCAGAACGCCTTCAAGACGGACGACCCGGCGGGTTGGGATTATGTGATAAACTGTGCCGCCGAAACGAAGCCCGGCCAGACTGATCCGGTTTACCAGGAGGGAATTGTCAAACTAACGCTAAACTGTGCTAACGAGGCTGTGAAATATCGTGTGAAAAGATTTGTAGAATTAAGCACCGGAAGTATGTGCTCCAGCGAGAAGATACCGCAGAAGGAAGACTGCTCCATAGAACCCTGGTCCATGGTGGGAAAATACAAGGCACTGACTGAACAGGAGCTGGCGAACGTAGACGGATTGAAGTACACTATTTTTAGATTACCGATATGTTACGGCACTGGTGATAGAAAAGGACTCA CTCCACGCATTTTGATCGCAGGAATTTACAAATATCTCAACGAAACAATGAAGCTTCTCTGGACGGGATCGATGAAAATGAATGTCGTCCACGTAGAGGACGTTTGTGGTGCCTTGTGGGAGCTAATGCGGAACGAGCAAACGGCGGGAGAAACGATAAACATCTGTGATGACAGTGAAGCAACGCAGGAAATTATCAGTGACCTATTGGCGGACATCTTTGGCATCAAGGCAGATTATTGGGGCATTGTAATGTCTAGCATGACTAAGGTGGATATGGTGGGAGCAATCGAAGAGATCAACGACAAACACCTTGGACCCTGGGCAGAACTGTGCCAGAAAGACGGTGTATTCAATACCCCACTCACGCCCTATATGAACCAGGAACTGCTGCTCCACAAGCACCTCAATCTGGATAATGCGAAAATGAAGAGTTACGGATACCAGCTGAAGCATCCGACCATTCGGCGAGAGTATTTGGAAGAAATTATCAAGGATTTTATTGCAATGAATCACTTTCCGCGTTCACTGCTTGAGGCCTAA